In Phaeobacter porticola, one DNA window encodes the following:
- the cmk gene encoding (d)CMP kinase has translation MSFTVAVDGPAAAGKGTISRAVAAHFGFAHLDTGLLYRAVGARMLAGDKPIDAALALVPEDLDRPELRTAQVAQAASKVAVIAEVRAALVDFQRAFARRAGGAVLDGRDIGTVICPRAQVKLFVTASAEVRAKRRWQELVAAGSENTLAEVLEDVKARDARDMNRSEAPLKPAQDAVLIDTSVLNVEAAVATAIKAIEARR, from the coding sequence ATGAGCTTTACGGTCGCAGTTGACGGCCCCGCCGCAGCAGGCAAGGGCACAATCTCGCGTGCGGTTGCTGCGCATTTTGGCTTTGCTCATCTGGATACCGGCCTGCTCTATCGCGCGGTTGGCGCGCGAATGCTTGCGGGTGACAAACCCATTGATGCAGCGCTTGCGCTTGTGCCAGAGGATCTGGATCGCCCCGAACTCCGCACCGCCCAAGTCGCGCAGGCCGCATCTAAAGTGGCTGTGATCGCAGAGGTACGGGCGGCATTGGTCGATTTCCAGCGTGCTTTTGCCCGTCGGGCTGGCGGCGCCGTGCTAGATGGGCGGGACATCGGTACGGTGATCTGCCCCCGTGCACAGGTCAAATTGTTCGTCACCGCCAGCGCCGAAGTGCGCGCCAAGCGACGCTGGCAGGAACTGGTTGCGGCAGGTAGCGAAAACACACTTGCCGAAGTTCTGGAAGACGTGAAGGCCCGTGATGCGCGCGATATGAATCGATCCGAAGCACCGTTGAAGCCGGCGCAGGATGCCGTGCTGATCGACACCAGCGTATTAAATGTCGAAGCCGCGGTCGCGACGGCTATTAAGGCTATCGAGGCACGCAGGTAG
- a CDS encoding serine hydrolase domain-containing protein, which yields MRRLLKLLSYFFIIFLICFAALAYWQREALSRLIAVNSLFDADRIVSNFSNMNAAFLTTPLDRGDGSISALPVGVEMALPAGTQDWITDRRVTSLLVLKGGQVRHESYYQGTYAEDLRISWSMAKSYLSALLGVLLQEDKIHSLDDLVVDYAPQLRGSAYETATIRNVLNMASGVKFDEDYLDYNSDINRMGRTLALGGTLDQFASDLTETIAPPGDAWHYVSIDTHVLGMVIRGATGRAVPELLSEKILQHLGLEQAGYYLTDGAGVAFVLGGINQTTRDYGRFGLMIAQNGRYSGKQVVPQAWISASTRPSAPTKAAQIGYGFQWWIPKNAVPGEFLARGVYGQYIYINQSRDVVIVVTSTDRGFRNPGVADANIRMLRRLAKSL from the coding sequence ATGCGTCGATTATTAAAGCTACTTTCCTATTTTTTCATTATTTTTCTAATCTGCTTTGCCGCCCTTGCCTATTGGCAGCGCGAAGCGCTCAGCCGACTAATCGCAGTCAACTCGCTGTTTGATGCGGATCGTATCGTATCGAATTTCTCAAATATGAACGCGGCCTTTCTGACCACGCCACTCGACCGTGGTGATGGGTCAATCAGTGCGCTACCAGTCGGCGTGGAAATGGCCCTTCCCGCCGGCACTCAGGATTGGATCACAGACCGTCGGGTCACGTCACTGCTGGTACTGAAAGGCGGGCAAGTCCGCCATGAGAGCTATTATCAAGGCACATATGCAGAGGATTTGCGCATTTCCTGGTCGATGGCCAAGAGCTATCTATCGGCGCTTTTGGGCGTCTTACTGCAGGAGGACAAAATCCACTCGCTCGACGATCTCGTTGTCGACTATGCACCACAACTTAGGGGCAGCGCCTATGAGACAGCGACCATCCGCAATGTTCTCAATATGGCGAGCGGGGTCAAATTCGATGAGGATTATCTAGACTACAATTCCGACATCAACCGGATGGGCCGTACCTTGGCCCTGGGGGGGACGCTCGATCAATTCGCCTCCGATTTGACCGAGACGATCGCACCACCGGGAGATGCCTGGCATTATGTCTCCATCGACACTCATGTCTTGGGCATGGTGATACGTGGTGCGACGGGTCGTGCTGTGCCTGAGCTGCTTTCGGAGAAAATCCTACAACATTTAGGTCTAGAGCAGGCGGGGTACTATCTCACGGATGGTGCGGGCGTTGCCTTTGTCCTTGGCGGGATCAATCAGACCACACGAGACTATGGCCGCTTCGGACTGATGATCGCGCAAAACGGTCGTTATAGTGGCAAGCAGGTGGTTCCACAGGCCTGGATTTCTGCCTCAACACGCCCGTCAGCCCCAACCAAGGCAGCTCAGATCGGCTATGGGTTTCAATGGTGGATCCCCAAGAACGCTGTTCCAGGGGAATTTCTGGCCAGAGGGGTCTACGGGCAATATATCTACATCAACCAAAGCCGTGACGTCGTGATTGTTGTAACAAGCACAGACCGAGGGTTTCGTAACCCCGGTGTTGCCGATGCAAACATCAGAATGCTTCGGAGATTGGCCAAGTCACTGTAG
- a CDS encoding DUF2237 family protein — protein sequence MDQDESLNVHGGPLAPCSTTPMTGFFRDGHCNTCTEDQGSHTVCAIMTAEFLAYSKYVGNDLSTPRPEFGFAGLNEGDSWCLCAGRFLQAADEGCAPQVNLAATHRRALDIVPLRVLEQFGRPQDQG from the coding sequence ATGGACCAAGACGAAAGCCTGAATGTCCACGGAGGGCCACTCGCCCCCTGTTCGACAACCCCAATGACCGGCTTCTTCCGAGACGGACATTGCAACACCTGCACAGAGGATCAGGGCAGCCATACCGTCTGTGCCATCATGACGGCTGAATTTCTGGCCTATTCCAAATATGTCGGTAACGACCTGTCCACTCCGCGCCCCGAATTTGGCTTTGCCGGGTTAAATGAAGGGGACAGTTGGTGTCTTTGCGCAGGGCGTTTTCTGCAGGCTGCGGACGAGGGTTGTGCACCGCAGGTTAATCTGGCCGCAACCCATCGGCGCGCCTTGGATATAGTGCCGTTAAGAGTATTGGAACAGTTCGGGCGTCCCCAAGATCAAGGGTAA
- the rpsA gene encoding 30S ribosomal protein S1, which produces MAQDTSMEEFEALLNESFEMDTPEEGSVVKGKVIAIEAGQAIIDVGYKMEGRVELKEFANPGEAPEISVGDEVEVYLRAAENARGEAVISREMARREEAWDRLEKAYADDQRVEGAIFGRVKGGFTVDLGGAVAFLPGSQVDVRPVRDAGPLMGLKQPFQILKMDRRRGNIVVSRRAILEESRAEQRAEVIGNLSEGQAVDGVVKNITEYGAFVDLGGVDGLLHVTDMAWRRVNHPSEILAIGETVKVQVIKINKETHRISLGMKQLQEDPWDLVGAKYPLESVHKGRVTNITDYGAFVELEPGVEGLVHVSEMSWTKKNVHPGKIVSTSQEVDVMVLEIDGAKRRVSLGLKQTMRNPWEVFSEANPEGTEVEGEVKNITEFGLFIGLDGDIDGMVHLSDLSWDERGEDAIQNYRKGDMVSAVVSEVDVEKERISLSIKALGGDKFAEAVGGVKRGSIVTVNVTAIEEGGIEVEYEGMKSFIRRSDLSRDRAEQRPERFSVGDKVDVRVTNVDGKTRRLGLSIKAREIAEEKEAVEQYGSSDSGASLGDILGAALKTGD; this is translated from the coding sequence ATGGCTCAAGACACATCGATGGAGGAATTCGAAGCCCTCCTGAACGAAAGCTTCGAAATGGACACACCCGAAGAAGGGTCTGTTGTAAAAGGCAAGGTCATCGCAATCGAAGCGGGCCAAGCCATCATCGACGTCGGCTACAAGATGGAAGGCCGCGTTGAGCTTAAAGAATTCGCAAACCCAGGCGAAGCTCCCGAAATCTCTGTTGGCGATGAAGTAGAAGTCTATCTGCGCGCTGCTGAGAACGCCCGTGGCGAAGCTGTTATCTCCCGCGAGATGGCCCGTCGCGAAGAAGCATGGGATCGCCTGGAAAAAGCATACGCAGACGACCAGCGCGTCGAGGGTGCTATCTTCGGTCGCGTCAAAGGCGGCTTTACTGTCGACCTGGGCGGCGCTGTTGCATTCCTGCCCGGTTCGCAGGTTGACGTCCGCCCCGTGCGCGACGCTGGCCCGTTGATGGGTCTGAAGCAGCCGTTCCAGATCCTGAAGATGGACCGTCGTCGTGGCAACATCGTGGTGTCCCGCCGTGCAATCCTCGAAGAGTCCCGCGCCGAACAGCGTGCCGAAGTCATCGGCAACCTGTCCGAAGGTCAGGCAGTGGACGGTGTGGTCAAGAACATCACCGAATACGGTGCGTTTGTTGACCTGGGCGGTGTTGACGGCCTTCTGCACGTCACCGATATGGCATGGCGCCGTGTGAACCACCCCTCTGAGATCCTGGCAATCGGCGAAACCGTCAAGGTTCAGGTCATCAAGATCAACAAAGAAACTCACCGTATCTCCCTCGGCATGAAGCAGCTGCAGGAAGATCCGTGGGATCTGGTTGGTGCCAAGTATCCGCTGGAATCGGTCCACAAGGGTCGCGTCACCAACATCACCGATTACGGTGCATTTGTTGAGCTGGAGCCTGGCGTCGAAGGTCTGGTTCACGTGTCTGAGATGTCCTGGACCAAAAAGAACGTTCACCCCGGCAAGATCGTTTCGACCAGCCAGGAAGTCGACGTCATGGTTCTGGAAATCGATGGCGCCAAACGTCGCGTTTCCCTGGGCCTCAAGCAGACCATGCGCAACCCGTGGGAAGTCTTCTCCGAAGCCAATCCCGAGGGCACCGAGGTCGAAGGCGAAGTCAAGAACATCACCGAATTCGGTCTGTTCATTGGTCTCGACGGCGACATCGACGGTATGGTTCACCTCTCGGACCTCAGCTGGGACGAGCGCGGCGAAGATGCGATCCAGAACTACCGCAAAGGCGATATGGTTTCGGCCGTTGTCTCCGAAGTGGATGTTGAAAAAGAACGCATCTCCCTGTCCATCAAAGCGCTGGGTGGCGACAAATTCGCAGAAGCAGTGGGCGGCGTGAAACGCGGTTCCATCGTGACCGTGAATGTCACAGCGATCGAAGAAGGCGGCATCGAAGTGGAATACGAAGGCATGAAGTCCTTCATCCGCCGCTCCGATCTGTCGCGTGACCGTGCCGAACAGCGCCCTGAGCGTTTCTCGGTTGGTGACAAGGTTGACGTCCGCGTGACCAATGTAGACGGCAAAACCCGCCGTCTTGGTCTGTCGATCAAAGCACGCGAAATTGCAGAAGAAAAAGAAGCCGTCGAACAGTATGGCTCCTCGGATTCCGGCGCATCGCTCGGCGATATTCTGGGCGCAGCTCTGAAAACAGGCGACTGA
- the trpB gene encoding tryptophan synthase subunit beta, producing MAEDLFNSFMNGPDEQGRFGIFGGRFVSETLMPLILSLEEEYDRAKDDPNFWAEMDDLWKNYVGRPSPLYFAERLTDHLGGAKIYLKRDELNHTGAHKINNVLGQILLARRMGKDRIIAETGAGQHGVATATVCAKFGLKCVVYMGAHDVQRQAPNVFRMRLLGAEVIPVTSGRGTLKDAMNDALRDWVTNVNDTFYCIGTVAGPHPYPAMVRDFQSVIGKEVRWQLAEQEGEGRLPDTVIAAIGGGSNAMGLFYPFLDDKSVNIIGVEAGGKGVDEKMQHCASLTGGRPGVLHGNRTYLLQDDDGQILEGFSISAGLDYPGIGPEHAWLNDIGRAEYVSITDKEALEAFQLSCALEGIIPALEPSHALAHVMKIAPELPNDHILVMNMCGRGDKDIFTVARHLGFDMSDTEGRDSD from the coding sequence ATGGCCGAAGATCTATTCAACAGCTTTATGAACGGCCCCGATGAACAGGGTCGGTTCGGTATTTTTGGTGGGCGGTTTGTCAGCGAGACATTGATGCCGCTGATCCTCAGCCTGGAAGAGGAATATGATCGCGCCAAGGACGACCCCAACTTCTGGGCCGAGATGGACGACCTTTGGAAAAACTATGTTGGCCGCCCTAGTCCGCTGTATTTTGCCGAACGTCTGACCGACCATCTGGGTGGAGCCAAGATCTATCTGAAGCGTGACGAGCTGAACCATACCGGCGCGCATAAGATCAACAATGTGCTAGGACAGATCCTGCTGGCCCGCCGCATGGGCAAGGATCGGATTATCGCGGAAACCGGCGCTGGCCAACACGGTGTGGCAACTGCGACGGTCTGTGCCAAATTCGGCTTGAAATGTGTGGTCTATATGGGCGCGCATGATGTGCAGCGTCAGGCCCCCAACGTTTTCCGCATGCGCCTTCTGGGGGCCGAAGTCATTCCGGTCACCTCAGGTCGCGGGACGCTGAAGGATGCGATGAACGACGCTCTGCGGGATTGGGTGACCAACGTGAATGACACCTTCTATTGCATCGGCACAGTGGCTGGCCCGCATCCCTATCCTGCGATGGTACGAGATTTCCAATCGGTGATCGGCAAAGAGGTTCGCTGGCAGCTTGCAGAGCAGGAAGGTGAAGGCCGTCTTCCCGACACCGTGATCGCTGCGATTGGTGGTGGTTCAAACGCTATGGGGCTGTTCTACCCTTTCCTTGACGACAAATCGGTGAATATCATCGGCGTTGAGGCTGGCGGCAAAGGCGTTGATGAAAAAATGCAGCATTGTGCGTCGCTGACAGGGGGACGGCCGGGCGTTCTGCACGGAAATCGCACGTACCTGTTGCAGGATGATGATGGCCAGATCCTCGAAGGCTTTTCGATCTCTGCCGGGCTCGACTATCCCGGTATCGGTCCGGAACATGCCTGGCTCAATGATATCGGGCGCGCCGAGTATGTCTCCATCACCGACAAAGAAGCGTTGGAAGCGTTCCAGCTGTCCTGCGCGCTGGAGGGGATTATCCCGGCGCTGGAGCCAAGCCACGCATTGGCTCATGTTATGAAAATCGCGCCTGAGCTACCTAATGACCATATCCTTGTGATGAACATGTGTGGTCGCGGCGACAAAGACATCTTCACCGTCGCACGTCACCTCGGCTTTGATATGTCCGATACTGAGGGTCGCGACAGCGATTAA
- a CDS encoding 50S ribosomal protein L25/general stress protein Ctc has protein sequence MAGQIPDLVCQERTGSGKGAARAARRAGMVPGVVFGGDADPVSIQIPFNELLKKLKAGRFKSTLWNLKVEGQEDVRVICRDVQRDVVKDLPTHFDLMRLRRTSKVNLFVPVEFINEEEAPGIKRGGVLTAVRPEVELVVTAGDIPEKLVVDLAGLNVGDTVTISAIKLPEGAKPTIDRDFVVANISAPSGLKSADNEASDDEAEVAAEE, from the coding sequence ATGGCTGGTCAGATTCCTGATCTTGTTTGCCAAGAACGTACGGGGTCGGGCAAGGGCGCCGCTCGTGCAGCACGTCGTGCTGGCATGGTTCCTGGTGTTGTATTTGGTGGCGATGCGGATCCCGTATCCATCCAGATCCCCTTCAACGAACTGCTGAAAAAACTGAAAGCCGGTCGCTTCAAGTCCACTCTGTGGAACCTGAAAGTGGAAGGCCAGGAAGACGTGCGCGTGATCTGCCGCGACGTTCAGCGTGACGTTGTCAAGGACCTGCCGACCCACTTCGACCTGATGCGCCTGCGTCGCACCTCGAAGGTGAACCTCTTCGTTCCTGTTGAGTTCATCAACGAAGAAGAAGCGCCCGGCATCAAGCGTGGCGGCGTTCTGACCGCCGTACGTCCCGAGGTAGAGCTGGTTGTGACCGCAGGTGACATCCCTGAGAAGCTGGTTGTTGACCTCGCAGGTCTGAACGTTGGCGACACCGTCACCATCTCGGCGATCAAGCTGCCTGAAGGTGCAAAGCCGACCATCGACCGTGACTTTGTTGTTGCAAACATCTCTGCCCCTTCCGGTCTGAAGTCTGCCGACAACGAAGCGTCTGACGACGAAGCGGAAGTCGCCGCAGAAGAATAA
- a CDS encoding lipopolysaccharide assembly protein LapA domain-containing protein: MRYIRYAYLGVIAIALISVSLANRGLVDLKLMPTAFAELLGYNFQITLPLFVVVLGGIAVGLIIGFVIEWLREHKHRREADLKAREARKLSREVSRLKKQKHEGKDEVLAILDEAS, translated from the coding sequence ATGCGTTATATTCGCTATGCCTATCTCGGGGTGATTGCTATCGCCCTCATCTCGGTTTCTTTGGCGAACCGTGGGTTGGTTGATCTCAAACTGATGCCCACAGCTTTTGCCGAACTTCTGGGATATAATTTTCAGATCACGTTGCCACTGTTTGTGGTGGTTCTGGGTGGCATTGCAGTTGGTCTGATTATCGGCTTCGTCATTGAATGGCTGCGCGAGCATAAGCATCGCCGTGAGGCTGATCTCAAGGCGCGTGAGGCCAGGAAACTCTCGCGTGAAGTATCACGCCTGAAAAAGCAGAAACACGAAGGCAAGGACGAGGTTCTTGCTATTCTGGATGAAGCGAGCTGA
- a CDS encoding phosphoribosylanthranilate isomerase has translation MSDIRVKICGLKTQQDITAAAEAGAAYIGFNFFPKSPRSVTIQEAAVLAAETPMGLCKVALTVNADNDTLDAINAAVPLDMLQLHGQESPERVAEVKARYGLPVMKVLGVSNAEDIQRIEAYETVADQILVDAKAPKDAVLPGGNGVVFDWRLLAQKKYWRTPWMLAGGLTPENVAEAIRVTGARQVDVASGAERTPGDKDPARIKAFCMAAGTPRR, from the coding sequence ATGTCGGACATTCGGGTTAAGATCTGCGGGCTGAAAACGCAGCAGGATATTACGGCTGCCGCCGAAGCAGGCGCGGCCTACATTGGTTTCAACTTTTTCCCCAAGTCGCCGCGCTCGGTCACCATTCAAGAGGCGGCTGTGCTCGCCGCCGAGACACCCATGGGACTCTGTAAAGTGGCACTTACAGTCAATGCGGACAACGATACATTGGACGCTATCAATGCAGCCGTGCCCTTGGATATGTTGCAATTGCATGGTCAAGAAAGCCCTGAGCGCGTCGCAGAGGTCAAGGCGCGCTATGGCTTGCCGGTGATGAAAGTTCTAGGTGTGTCAAACGCCGAAGATATCCAGCGTATTGAGGCATACGAAACTGTGGCGGACCAGATTCTGGTTGATGCCAAAGCTCCAAAAGACGCGGTATTGCCGGGTGGAAATGGCGTGGTATTCGACTGGCGGTTGCTGGCGCAGAAAAAATACTGGCGCACTCCATGGATGCTGGCCGGCGGGTTAACCCCTGAAAATGTCGCAGAAGCGATCCGGGTGACAGGCGCACGGCAGGTTGACGTGGCCTCCGGTGCTGAGCGCACGCCGGGCGATAAGGATCCGGCACGTATCAAAGCCTTTTGTATGGCGGCAGGAACTCCGCGACGCTGA
- the trpA gene encoding tryptophan synthase subunit alpha, with protein sequence MTRIDAKFADLKAANKKAFVAYVMAGDPDFETSLELIKGLPGAGVDVIELGLPFTDPMADGPTIQLAGQRALEAGMTLQRTLDLARTFRKEDNTTPIVMMGYYNPIYSRGVETFLKDAKEAGIDGLIVVDLPPEEDSELCLPAQQAGLNFIRLATPTTDDKRLPRVLQNTSGFVYYVSITGITGAAEAEATNVGPEVARIKAKTDLPVIVGFGINTPEKSKAIASVADGAVVGSAIVSQIGAGKPVGEVLSFVKSLADGAHSA encoded by the coding sequence ATGACCCGCATTGACGCCAAATTCGCTGACTTAAAAGCTGCCAATAAAAAGGCCTTTGTCGCCTATGTTATGGCGGGTGACCCTGATTTTGAAACCTCACTTGAGTTGATCAAAGGCCTGCCCGGCGCCGGTGTAGACGTGATCGAACTGGGCCTGCCCTTTACCGATCCAATGGCAGACGGTCCAACCATCCAGCTGGCAGGCCAGCGCGCCTTGGAAGCGGGCATGACGCTACAGCGTACTTTGGATCTTGCCCGTACCTTCCGCAAAGAAGACAACACTACGCCAATCGTGATGATGGGCTACTACAACCCAATCTACAGCCGGGGCGTCGAAACCTTTTTGAAGGATGCCAAAGAAGCCGGTATCGACGGTCTGATCGTTGTGGATCTGCCGCCCGAAGAAGACAGCGAACTCTGCCTGCCTGCACAGCAGGCCGGCCTGAATTTTATCCGGCTGGCCACCCCAACCACAGATGACAAGCGCCTGCCCCGTGTGCTGCAAAACACCTCAGGCTTTGTCTACTATGTGTCGATCACTGGGATTACCGGCGCCGCCGAGGCAGAAGCCACCAATGTCGGCCCAGAAGTGGCACGGATCAAAGCCAAGACCGATCTGCCTGTAATTGTCGGCTTTGGCATCAATACGCCGGAGAAATCAAAAGCCATCGCATCCGTTGCAGATGGCGCCGTGGTCGGCTCGGCGATTGTCAGCCAGATTGGCGCTGGCAAACCCGTGGGAGAGGTCCTCAGCTTCGTCAAGTCTCTCGCAGACGGTGCGCACTCCGCCTAA
- a CDS encoding alpha-hydroxy acid oxidase has translation MPVITNINDLKRIYERRVPQMFYDYAESGSWTEQTFRDNTNDFEKIRLRQRVAVDMAGRSTASQMIGQDVSMPVALAPVGLMGMQHADGEIKAARAAEAFSVPFTLSTMSINSIEEVAEATTQPFWFQLYTMKDEDYVRRLIARAKAAKCSALVITLDLQILGQRHKDLKNGLSAPPKLTPKTIANLMTKWTWGLQMLSAKRRNFGNIVGHVEGISDASSLGAWTAEQFDPSLDWSKIAKLIELWDGKVILKGILDVEDAKMAAKLGADAIVVSNHGGRQLDGALSSIQMLPAIMDAVGDQIEVHLDSGIRSGQDVLKALALGAKGTMIGRAFVYGLGAMGQEGVTHALEVLHKELDTTMALCGEKSIADLGRHNLLVPEDFGGRWQE, from the coding sequence GTGCCGGTCATTACCAATATCAACGATCTGAAACGCATCTACGAACGCCGCGTCCCGCAGATGTTCTATGACTATGCAGAAAGTGGTAGCTGGACCGAGCAGACCTTTCGCGACAATACCAACGACTTTGAAAAAATCCGCCTGCGCCAGCGGGTGGCCGTAGATATGGCTGGGCGCAGCACAGCCAGTCAGATGATTGGGCAGGACGTGTCGATGCCAGTCGCCCTCGCCCCGGTCGGCCTGATGGGAATGCAGCACGCCGATGGCGAGATCAAAGCCGCGCGCGCGGCCGAAGCCTTCAGTGTGCCCTTCACGCTGTCGACCATGTCCATCAACTCGATCGAGGAAGTGGCCGAAGCGACGACGCAACCTTTCTGGTTCCAGCTCTATACTATGAAGGACGAGGACTATGTGAGACGCCTGATTGCCCGCGCGAAGGCAGCAAAATGCTCGGCCCTGGTGATCACGCTGGACCTGCAGATCCTGGGACAACGCCACAAGGATCTGAAAAACGGCCTCTCCGCCCCGCCAAAGCTCACGCCCAAGACCATTGCCAACCTGATGACGAAATGGACATGGGGGCTGCAAATGCTGAGCGCCAAACGGCGCAACTTCGGCAATATCGTCGGCCATGTGGAGGGGATTTCCGATGCGTCCTCTCTTGGTGCCTGGACGGCGGAACAGTTTGACCCCTCGCTTGATTGGAGCAAAATCGCCAAGCTCATCGAACTCTGGGACGGCAAAGTCATTCTTAAGGGCATTCTGGATGTCGAAGATGCCAAAATGGCCGCCAAGCTTGGCGCGGATGCCATTGTAGTGTCCAACCATGGTGGCCGCCAACTCGACGGGGCGCTCAGCTCAATTCAGATGCTGCCCGCAATCATGGATGCGGTTGGTGATCAGATTGAGGTTCATCTGGACAGCGGTATTCGCTCTGGGCAGGACGTGCTGAAAGCTCTGGCGTTGGGGGCCAAGGGCACCATGATCGGACGCGCCTTTGTCTATGGGCTTGGTGCGATGGGCCAGGAGGGAGTGACACATGCGCTGGAGGTCCTGCACAAGGAGCTGGACACCACGATGGCGCTATGCGGAGAGAAATCCATCGCGGATCTTGGCCGCCACAACCTCTTGGTACCGGAAGATTTCGGCGGACGCTGGCAGGAATAG
- the ihfB gene encoding integration host factor subunit beta, translating to MIRSELIQKIADENPHLYQRDVERIVNTVFEEVTDAMARGDRVELRGFGAFSVKQRDARVGRNPRTGETVHVEEKHVPFFKTGKLLRDRLNGKA from the coding sequence ATGATCCGCTCGGAATTGATCCAGAAGATTGCAGACGAAAACCCGCACCTGTATCAGCGTGATGTGGAGCGGATCGTGAACACGGTGTTCGAAGAGGTGACCGACGCTATGGCGCGCGGCGACCGTGTGGAGCTGCGAGGCTTTGGGGCCTTTTCAGTGAAGCAGCGGGACGCACGGGTTGGTCGCAATCCTCGAACCGGTGAAACGGTCCATGTTGAGGAAAAACATGTGCCGTTCTTCAAGACAGGTAAACTCTTGAGGGACCGCCTGAACGGAAAAGCCTGA
- a CDS encoding acyloxyacyl hydrolase gives MSIRTFVTAAYIASAFTLASALPAAAQDWIFSAGYSSFSRAGAEDSALVSVEYQHDAFWQRGNFDALFGAALDVQTTGDLFVGAGVVGKWQLRRGWFIETSVMPGAYAESVRLNDLGSTFEIRSALAVGKTFENGRALSLALTHKSNASTADINPGVNSLLLRWHVPFKG, from the coding sequence ATGAGCATTCGCACCTTCGTTACAGCAGCCTATATTGCCAGCGCGTTCACACTGGCCAGCGCACTGCCTGCTGCTGCACAAGACTGGATTTTTAGCGCAGGGTATTCAAGTTTTTCACGTGCAGGCGCTGAAGACAGTGCACTTGTCTCAGTCGAATATCAGCACGACGCCTTTTGGCAGCGCGGCAACTTTGACGCATTGTTCGGTGCCGCACTTGATGTGCAGACAACAGGTGATCTGTTCGTCGGCGCGGGCGTAGTTGGCAAATGGCAATTACGGCGAGGTTGGTTCATTGAGACCAGCGTCATGCCCGGAGCCTATGCGGAAAGCGTGAGACTGAATGACCTTGGCTCTACGTTTGAAATCCGCAGCGCATTGGCCGTTGGTAAGACTTTTGAGAACGGCCGGGCGCTATCGCTGGCGTTGACCCATAAATCCAATGCGTCGACGGCGGATATCAACCCCGGGGTAAATTCTCTGCTTCTGCGCTGGCATGTTCCATTCAAAGGCTGA
- the pth gene encoding aminoacyl-tRNA hydrolase yields MKLIVGLGNPGAKYAGNRHNIGFMALDHIASDHGCTPWKTKFQALISEGVLAGNKVLLLKPQTFMNLSGQSVGEAMRFYKLTPDDVMVLHDELDLAPGKARVKHGGGHAGHNGLRSIHSHIGADYGRVRLGIGHPGHKDAVAGYVLRDFAKADEAWLDDLLRGISDGAPHLAAGDGGKFMNAVALRVAPPRSSGAKQADAGSRSPSKSARDAAEGPASDRQSSEQSKPAEESRKSAIERLLNKFK; encoded by the coding sequence ATGAAACTCATTGTTGGTCTTGGAAATCCCGGTGCGAAATACGCAGGCAACCGGCATAATATCGGCTTTATGGCCCTTGATCACATCGCCAGCGACCACGGCTGCACACCTTGGAAAACCAAGTTCCAAGCGCTGATCTCTGAGGGCGTTCTGGCGGGGAACAAGGTTCTGCTGCTGAAGCCACAGACCTTTATGAACCTATCCGGCCAATCCGTTGGCGAGGCAATGCGGTTTTACAAACTGACCCCTGATGATGTTATGGTACTACACGACGAGTTGGATCTTGCACCAGGTAAGGCACGCGTAAAGCACGGTGGTGGTCATGCCGGCCACAACGGCTTGCGCTCAATCCATTCGCATATTGGCGCCGACTATGGCCGTGTCCGCCTAGGCATCGGCCATCCTGGCCACAAGGACGCCGTCGCGGGCTATGTGCTGCGTGATTTTGCCAAGGCAGATGAAGCCTGGCTCGACGACCTGCTGCGCGGTATTTCCGATGGCGCGCCTCATCTTGCAGCGGGCGATGGCGGCAAATTCATGAACGCAGTCGCTCTGCGTGTGGCTCCGCCACGCAGTTCCGGCGCAAAACAAGCAGACGCCGGGTCAAGGTCTCCGTCCAAATCGGCCAGAGACGCCGCTGAAGGGCCTGCGTCCGACAGGCAGTCATCAGAGCAGTCTAAACCCGCTGAAGAGAGCAGAAAATCAGCAATTGAACGGCTGCTGAACAAGTTCAAGTAA